In a genomic window of Myxococcales bacterium:
- a CDS encoding carboxypeptidase M32, translating into MAAYADLEARFHRWHALHSALEVLRWDWAAMMPSGGAAARAEQLAAVKLAGHEVLADPAVADLLDRADQDRAALDAWQRANLVEMRRAWIHATALDARLVEALSRACSTCELRWREARPAGDFARVRPALAEVLALVREAGAAKAARLGCTPYDALLDEYEPGGRADEIAPVFDHLARVLPPLCARVVARQAAQPPPERPSGPFPIERQRALGLAVMTALGFDFAHGRLDTSLHPFCGGVPDDVRITTRYDEADFVKALMGVVHETGHAQYARGLPARWHYQPVGQSRSMGVDESQSLLFEMQAGRSRAFIDHLAPLARAHLGGSGPAWDSANLYRLYTEVRPGLIRVDADEVTYPLHVILRFRLERALIGGDLALADLPGAWNDGMRALVGVVPPSDRDGCLQDIHWFDGAWGYFPTYTLGALTAAQLFEAAGRALPDLAGAIGRGDFAPLLGWLRANVHGHASSLSARELLIRATGAPLDPAIFERHLAARYLS; encoded by the coding sequence ATGGCCGCCTACGCCGACCTCGAGGCTCGCTTCCACCGGTGGCACGCGCTGCATAGCGCGCTCGAGGTGCTCAGGTGGGACTGGGCGGCGATGATGCCGAGCGGCGGCGCCGCCGCCCGGGCCGAGCAGCTCGCCGCGGTCAAGCTGGCCGGCCACGAGGTCCTCGCCGATCCCGCGGTCGCCGACCTGCTCGATCGCGCCGACCAGGACCGGGCGGCGCTCGACGCGTGGCAGCGGGCCAACCTGGTCGAGATGCGCCGCGCGTGGATCCACGCGACCGCGCTCGACGCCCGCCTGGTCGAGGCCCTGTCGCGGGCATGCTCGACCTGCGAGCTGCGCTGGCGCGAGGCCCGGCCCGCCGGGGACTTCGCGCGGGTGCGGCCGGCGCTGGCCGAGGTGCTGGCGCTGGTGCGCGAGGCCGGCGCGGCCAAGGCGGCGCGGCTCGGGTGCACGCCGTACGACGCGCTGCTCGACGAGTACGAGCCCGGCGGCCGCGCCGACGAGATCGCGCCGGTGTTCGATCACCTGGCGCGGGTGCTGCCGCCGCTGTGCGCGCGCGTGGTCGCGCGCCAGGCCGCGCAGCCGCCGCCGGAGCGACCGAGCGGGCCGTTCCCGATCGAGCGCCAGCGCGCGCTGGGCCTGGCGGTCATGACCGCGCTGGGCTTCGACTTCGCGCACGGCCGCCTCGACACCAGCCTGCACCCGTTCTGCGGTGGCGTGCCCGACGACGTCCGCATCACGACCCGGTACGACGAGGCTGACTTCGTCAAGGCGCTGATGGGCGTCGTCCACGAGACCGGCCACGCCCAGTACGCGCGCGGCCTGCCGGCGCGGTGGCACTACCAGCCGGTCGGCCAGTCGCGCAGCATGGGCGTCGACGAGAGCCAGTCGCTGCTGTTCGAGATGCAGGCCGGGCGCTCGCGCGCGTTCATCGATCACCTCGCGCCGCTGGCGCGCGCGCACCTCGGCGGCAGCGGGCCGGCCTGGGACAGCGCCAACCTCTACCGCCTGTACACCGAGGTCCGGCCCGGGCTGATCCGGGTCGACGCCGACGAGGTGACCTACCCGCTGCACGTCATCCTGCGGTTCCGCCTCGAGCGCGCGCTGATCGGCGGTGACCTCGCGCTGGCCGATCTCCCGGGCGCCTGGAACGACGGGATGCGCGCGCTCGTGGGCGTGGTGCCGCCGTCGGATCGCGACGGCTGCCTGCAGGACATCCACTGGTTCGACGGCGCGTGGGGGTACTTCCCGACCTACACGCTCGGCGCGCTCACCGCGGCCCAGCTGTTCGAGGCGGCCGGTCGGGCGCTGCCGGACCTGGCCGGCGCGATCGGACGCGGCGACTTCGCCCCGCTCCTGGGCTGGCTGCGCGCGAACGTCCACGGCCACGCCTCGAGCCTGAGCGCGCGCGAGCTGCTCATCCGCGCGACCGGCGCGCCGCTCGATCCCGCGATCTTCGAGCGCCACCTGGCGGCGCGGTACCTGTCCTGA
- a CDS encoding GGDEF domain-containing protein: MANPQDRTSGLDEAELRGPGGCAELDQIAQATADALAVPIALVSVLDDDHEIWKGAHGLPPALADRRVAAAISSTTREVLTTGKPMLLQDARRRHRVDHAELAIVAYAGVPVVTAEGECVAVLAAIDHRPRAWHDRDVRVLRGLAHAAAAVAEQRRLTRQCDALRAELARRKLATDLLLGIAAAATTQPSADALEDTPATLGRHVGWPCVELLTLEDEELRSVGWYAADDRYHPLRQAPRRRLGDDGLAIAALRSRLPVTDHDLDRLGNTAHGRRAAELGLRTAFATPVLLQHAPIGVLELFTPEPRPVMTDLLDLLPRAALLIGQLMDRRLAARAHDRRTAELETIAMHDDLTGLLNRRGYYALAESALAIARRRREPATVLFLDVDGLKRINDRDGHAAGDELLRQVAAVLRAAFESEVIARIGGDEFVVFSNEADADALTARLDVALAAANAARGAGPPLAWSLGTATFNPEQPRSLDGLMTDADARMYAVKARHRRAEARR, translated from the coding sequence ATGGCGAACCCACAGGACCGAACAAGCGGGCTGGACGAAGCCGAGCTTCGCGGGCCCGGGGGGTGCGCCGAGCTCGACCAGATCGCGCAGGCGACGGCCGACGCGCTCGCGGTCCCGATCGCGCTGGTCAGCGTCCTCGACGATGACCACGAGATCTGGAAGGGCGCCCACGGCCTGCCGCCCGCCCTCGCCGACCGGCGCGTGGCCGCGGCGATCAGCTCGACGACGCGCGAGGTGCTGACGACCGGCAAGCCGATGCTGCTGCAGGACGCGCGCCGGCGCCATCGCGTCGATCACGCCGAGCTGGCGATCGTGGCCTACGCCGGCGTCCCCGTGGTCACGGCCGAGGGCGAGTGCGTCGCGGTCCTGGCCGCGATCGATCACCGCCCGCGCGCGTGGCACGATCGCGACGTCCGGGTCCTGCGCGGGCTCGCGCACGCCGCCGCCGCGGTGGCCGAGCAGCGCCGCTTGACCCGCCAGTGCGACGCCCTGCGCGCCGAGCTGGCGCGCCGCAAGCTCGCGACCGACCTCCTGCTCGGGATCGCGGCCGCGGCCACGACCCAGCCCAGCGCGGACGCGCTCGAGGACACGCCGGCGACCCTGGGCCGCCACGTCGGCTGGCCGTGCGTCGAGCTGCTCACGCTCGAGGACGAGGAGCTGCGGTCGGTCGGCTGGTACGCCGCCGACGACCGCTACCACCCGCTGCGGCAGGCGCCGCGCCGCCGCCTCGGCGACGACGGGCTCGCGATCGCGGCGCTGCGATCGCGCCTGCCGGTCACCGACCACGACCTCGATCGGCTGGGCAACACCGCGCACGGTCGGCGCGCGGCCGAGCTCGGGCTGCGCACGGCGTTCGCGACGCCGGTCCTGCTCCAGCACGCGCCGATCGGCGTGCTCGAGCTGTTCACGCCCGAGCCGCGGCCGGTCATGACCGACCTGCTCGATCTGCTGCCCCGGGCCGCGCTCCTGATCGGCCAGCTCATGGACCGGCGGCTGGCGGCGCGGGCCCACGATCGACGCACCGCCGAGCTCGAGACGATCGCGATGCACGACGATCTGACCGGCCTGCTGAACCGGCGCGGCTACTACGCGCTGGCCGAGAGCGCGCTGGCCATCGCCCGGCGGCGGCGCGAGCCCGCGACCGTCTTGTTCCTCGACGTCGACGGGCTCAAGCGCATCAACGACCGCGACGGCCACGCCGCGGGCGACGAGCTGCTCCGCCAGGTGGCGGCCGTCCTGCGCGCCGCGTTCGAGAGCGAGGTGATCGCGCGGATCGGCGGCGACGAGTTCGTGGTGTTCTCGAACGAGGCCGACGCCGACGCGCTGACCGCCCGCCTGGACGTCGCGCTGGCCGCGGCCAACGCCGCGCGCGGCGCCGGCCCGCCGCTGGCCTGGAGCCTCGGCACCGCCACGTTCAACCCCGAGCAGCCGCGCTCGCTCGACGGGCTCATGACCGACGCCGACGCGCGCATGTACGCGGTCAAGGCGCGCCACCGGCGGGCCGAGGCGCGGCGCTGA
- a CDS encoding YihY/virulence factor BrkB family protein, whose product MSWRLTWLDVAAWLPVRVIRHTRRDDATVLAAGVAMYLLLGLLPTLAAVVSIYALIADPSQIEAHLAGLDRVVPAEVYRLLVDQLQRAGQRSPDELRLTVLGGVLLALWSSRASANALLVGIEHVDGTRSRWRGWRRLALTFVLALGALVSAVTLLALVVAMPATSATLAPSVRGWLVALRWPTLVLTGVSGLSVLYALGGPRRGWRHIVPGALVATALGLLASLGVSYYVTDLASYQALYGTFGSAMVVVLWFYACSLAVLIGAVVNTELRVPSDPGASRV is encoded by the coding sequence GTGTCGTGGCGCCTGACCTGGCTCGACGTGGCGGCGTGGCTCCCGGTGCGGGTGATCCGGCACACCCGCCGCGACGACGCCACCGTGCTGGCCGCGGGCGTGGCCATGTACCTGCTGCTCGGGCTCCTGCCGACGCTGGCCGCGGTGGTGTCGATCTACGCGCTGATCGCCGACCCGAGCCAGATCGAGGCGCACCTGGCCGGCCTCGACCGCGTGGTGCCGGCCGAGGTCTATCGCCTGCTGGTCGACCAGCTCCAGCGCGCCGGCCAGCGCTCGCCGGACGAGCTGCGCCTGACGGTGCTCGGCGGCGTGCTCCTGGCGCTGTGGTCGAGCCGGGCCTCGGCCAACGCGCTCCTGGTCGGGATCGAGCACGTCGACGGCACCCGCAGCCGGTGGCGCGGCTGGCGGCGGCTGGCGCTGACGTTCGTGCTGGCGCTGGGCGCGCTGGTGTCGGCGGTGACCCTGCTGGCGCTGGTCGTGGCGATGCCGGCGACGAGCGCGACCCTGGCCCCGTCGGTGCGCGGCTGGCTGGTCGCGCTGCGCTGGCCGACGCTGGTGCTGACCGGCGTCTCGGGGCTGAGCGTGCTCTACGCGCTGGGCGGGCCGCGCCGAGGCTGGCGCCACATCGTGCCGGGCGCGCTGGTCGCCACCGCGCTCGGCCTGCTGGCGTCGCTCGGCGTGTCGTACTACGTCACCGATCTCGCGAGCTACCAGGCGCTGTACGGGACGTTCGGCAGCGCGATGGTGGTCGTGCTGTGGTTCTACGCCTGCTCGCTGGCGGTGCTGATCGGCGCGGTCGTCAACACCGAGCTGCGCGTGCCGAGCGACCCCGGCGCGTCGCGCGTGTGA